The sequence GGCGGGCCGTTCCGTCGTGGTCGTCAACGCCGCTTTCGTGCTGGCGATCATCGTCGCCGGTGCCATCGCGATGACGCATGGCACCTTCCAGATCCGGTACCAGGCCAAAGACCTGCTGCCCCGACTGGTGTTCGGGTTCGTGGCGTCGAACTTCGGCGTCGAGTTGTGCCGGTTGCTGATCGAGACGGCCAACGCGTTGACGGTCGCGATGGTCGGTGAGACCGCGTCCGGTTCGCAGGTCATCGAGTTCGTCACGGCCCGCATCGTCGGCGCCTTGACCAGCCCGTCGTCAGCCGTCCTCGCGGTGGTGATCGGGCTGATCATCGTCGTGCTGTTCTACATGCTGCTCGTCGGCTGGTTCGCCAGGATCGCCACGCTGATCGTGCTCGCCGGGATCGCCCCGGTCGCACTGGCGTGTTACGCCCTGCCGCAAACCCAGGCCGCCGCCGGGCTGTGGTGGCGCTCGCTGCTGGGCTGTCTGGCCACGCCGCTGCTGCAAGCCATCTTCTTCACCACCGGCGTGGATCTGCTGCTCGACCCCGAGCACAACGTGCCGATCCTGCTGG is a genomic window of Micromonospora tarapacensis containing:
- a CDS encoding conjugal transfer protein TrbL family protein, which codes for MTDWLYNGLIEWLAERVQGMLGGLVSLLTATFFTSPDVTVFPQVQLLAGRSVVVVNAAFVLAIIVAGAIAMTHGTFQIRYQAKDLLPRLVFGFVASNFGVELCRLLIETANALTVAMVGETASGSQVIEFVTARIVGALTSPSSAVLAVVIGLIIVVLFYMLLVGWFARIATLIVLAGIAPVALACYALPQTQAAAGLWWRSLLGCLATPLLQAIFFTTGVDLLLDPEHNVPILLGLPAGASTDIFNLFIAAVLLMVTVRIPKLVGRYVTRGGQVSTAGVVLRAVVIQSITRRMRIPGRR